A genomic window from uncultured Umboniibacter sp. includes:
- the ilvA gene encoding threonine ammonia-lyase, biosynthetic, translating to MKDSLVKKILDARIYDLVIETPLNKAAGLSARFSSPIYLKREDLQPVHSFKLRGAYNKLLQLSADTLSKGVIAASAGNHAQGLAMASTHLGVVATIVMPQTTPQIKIDGVRARGGNVVLHGDSFDQAAAHARELSELQGLFYVHPFDDIDVIAGQGTAAVEILKQMPAKVEAIFLPVGGGGLAAGCANWIKFLRPEIKVIAVEPEDAACLRYALEQGTPSTLDKVGLFADGVAVARIGEVTFELLKDTVDEVITCTTDEICAAIKDIFDDTRSIAEPAGALSLAGLKKYAEREGATEGALIAIESGANTNFDRLRYISERTEIGEQREAVFAVTIPEQPGSFAAFCENLGKRAVTEFNYRYNRPDQAVVFVGVQVRAGGEDRAKLNQHLADCQYPVIDLTDNELAKVHTRYMVGGVSQLTNERVFKTRFPERPGALKDFLAALGGDWTITLFHYRNHGAAYGRVLFGLAIDEADIPTLVSRLAQVGFSIEDETANPAFQLFMS from the coding sequence ATGAAAGACTCGTTAGTTAAGAAAATCCTCGATGCGAGAATATATGACTTAGTGATCGAAACTCCGCTCAATAAAGCGGCGGGGCTATCAGCGCGTTTCAGCAGCCCAATTTATCTAAAGCGAGAAGATCTCCAGCCCGTTCACTCCTTCAAACTGCGTGGCGCCTATAACAAGTTACTTCAGCTCTCGGCCGACACATTGTCGAAGGGCGTCATTGCAGCATCGGCAGGTAACCATGCTCAAGGGCTTGCCATGGCGTCGACACACCTTGGCGTTGTAGCAACCATCGTGATGCCGCAAACAACCCCTCAGATTAAGATTGATGGCGTGCGAGCACGTGGCGGCAACGTAGTACTTCACGGTGATTCATTTGATCAGGCCGCGGCTCATGCGCGTGAACTATCGGAACTTCAGGGCTTATTTTACGTTCATCCGTTTGATGATATTGACGTTATTGCCGGTCAGGGAACCGCCGCCGTTGAAATCTTGAAGCAGATGCCAGCCAAGGTAGAAGCCATATTCTTACCAGTGGGTGGCGGTGGCTTGGCCGCAGGCTGTGCAAATTGGATTAAATTCTTACGCCCTGAGATTAAGGTCATTGCAGTGGAACCTGAAGATGCTGCCTGTCTTCGTTATGCTTTGGAACAGGGTACTCCCAGTACGCTGGACAAGGTTGGGTTGTTTGCTGACGGCGTTGCGGTGGCACGTATTGGTGAAGTGACCTTTGAGCTTCTAAAAGATACCGTAGATGAAGTGATCACCTGCACCACCGATGAAATTTGTGCGGCGATTAAAGATATTTTCGATGACACGCGGTCTATTGCAGAGCCAGCGGGCGCACTGTCGTTAGCCGGTTTGAAGAAGTATGCTGAACGAGAGGGTGCTACCGAAGGGGCGTTGATTGCTATCGAATCGGGGGCCAATACCAACTTCGATCGTCTGCGTTATATCTCGGAGCGAACCGAAATCGGCGAGCAGCGCGAGGCGGTTTTTGCCGTCACCATTCCCGAACAGCCTGGCAGTTTCGCCGCCTTTTGCGAAAACCTTGGCAAGCGCGCCGTGACCGAATTCAACTACCGTTACAATCGTCCTGATCAGGCAGTGGTGTTTGTAGGCGTGCAAGTTCGAGCAGGTGGTGAAGATAGGGCGAAGCTCAATCAACACCTTGCTGATTGCCAATACCCTGTCATCGATTTAACGGATAATGAACTCGCTAAAGTTCATACTCGCTACATGGTGGGTGGAGTTAGCCAACTGACCAATGAGCGAGTATTTAAAACTCGATTTCCAGAACGCCCAGGCGCACTAAAAGACTTTCTCGCCGCATTAGGTGGAGACTGGACTATCACGTTATTCCATTATCGCAATCATGGCGCGGCATATGGCCGTGTGCTGTTTGGTTTAGCCATCGATGAGGCTGATATCCCAACCTTGGTAAGTCGACTTGCGCAGGTAGGTTTTAGTATCGAAGATGAAACAGCAAATCCCGCTTTCCAACTCTTTATGAGTTAA
- the rpiA gene encoding ribose-5-phosphate isomerase RpiA: protein MNQDQLKASVAQAALQHILPQLNSDTILGIGTGSTANFFIDFLAEHKGAFDGCVASSEASADRLLAHGIPVYDLNESGTLEFYIDGADESNERLELIKGGGAALTREKIVAAASKTFICIADESKLVNVLGEFPLPVEVIPMARSYVARELVAMGADPVYREGVVTDNGNIILDLYNFQIATPRAIETAINQIVGVVTNGLFANRPADILMLATQDGVVTKTTN, encoded by the coding sequence ATGAACCAAGATCAGTTAAAGGCATCCGTCGCGCAGGCGGCCTTGCAACACATTCTTCCGCAACTCAACAGCGATACCATTCTTGGTATTGGCACGGGTTCTACGGCAAACTTCTTTATTGATTTCTTGGCCGAACACAAAGGTGCCTTTGACGGCTGTGTTGCCTCATCGGAAGCTTCAGCGGATAGATTACTCGCCCATGGTATTCCCGTTTACGACCTAAACGAATCTGGGACGCTTGAGTTTTATATTGATGGTGCGGATGAAAGCAACGAGCGACTTGAGCTAATTAAAGGCGGCGGGGCTGCATTAACACGCGAAAAAATTGTGGCTGCCGCGTCGAAGACCTTTATTTGTATTGCGGACGAATCAAAGCTCGTTAATGTCCTCGGTGAGTTTCCCCTACCCGTCGAGGTTATCCCAATGGCACGAAGCTACGTGGCGAGAGAGTTGGTAGCAATGGGCGCTGACCCAGTTTACCGAGAAGGTGTTGTCACCGATAACGGCAACATCATCCTAGACCTGTACAACTTTCAGATTGCTACGCCTCGCGCTATTGAGACGGCGATTAATCAAATTGTAGGGGTAGTGACTAACGGCCTATTTGCCAACCGCCCTGCCGACATTCTGATGCTGGCTACGCAAGACGGTGTAGTAACCAAAACAACTAACTGA
- a CDS encoding FHA domain-containing protein — protein sequence MKLLRIYRTHRQHEQRVPLANNLSIGSAPEMDVCLHDSYVSPAHAKVLEDEEGRFWLLDTDSENGIRNRFGSSLGDRIQLVAGEKFELGEHIFEVIDNTQATPSTPSLPPSLKRAMPIALAAYFLLIVNSVFIEYLYGFEEFSISNSFHSGALEYLWILGVAGVGYAIGVLLRGKGYFWQVLALVAGVMLLMEVGAYLLAWLSYNVGGSIFLVMIGFIAKVLLLVLSLYGALSWVTHWTFVKRALACNVLLLAICFDTYIHVTEDAADAESLAVYNELLLSETLRFAPVQDVEDFRAAVGDLFIEAEGDSSDDESQGDESQGDD from the coding sequence ATGAAGTTGCTGCGAATTTATAGAACTCATCGACAGCATGAACAACGTGTCCCCCTTGCTAACAACCTGAGTATTGGCTCTGCGCCTGAAATGGATGTTTGTCTCCACGATAGTTATGTGTCGCCCGCCCACGCGAAAGTACTCGAGGATGAGGAGGGTCGGTTTTGGCTGCTTGATACTGACAGTGAAAACGGCATTCGTAATCGTTTTGGCAGCTCTCTCGGTGATCGGATTCAATTGGTAGCGGGTGAAAAGTTTGAGCTGGGTGAACATATCTTCGAGGTGATCGATAACACGCAAGCCACTCCGTCTACCCCGTCATTACCTCCTAGCCTTAAACGTGCTATGCCAATTGCACTGGCAGCCTATTTCTTGCTGATCGTCAATAGTGTTTTTATTGAATATCTGTACGGGTTTGAAGAATTTAGCATATCGAATTCCTTCCATTCCGGAGCGTTAGAATATCTATGGATTCTGGGAGTAGCTGGCGTAGGCTACGCTATCGGTGTACTGCTGCGAGGCAAAGGCTATTTTTGGCAAGTATTAGCACTAGTTGCAGGCGTTATGCTACTGATGGAAGTGGGTGCCTACCTGCTAGCTTGGCTCTCCTATAATGTGGGTGGATCAATATTTTTGGTGATGATTGGCTTTATTGCCAAAGTATTGTTGCTAGTCCTTTCACTATACGGGGCGCTCTCCTGGGTAACGCATTGGACTTTTGTAAAGCGAGCACTCGCTTGCAATGTTTTGCTGTTAGCAATCTGCTTCGATACCTATATTCATGTGACGGAGGATGCGGCGGACGCGGAGAGTTTAGCGGTTTACAACGAGCTGCTTTTGAGTGAGACGCTTCGGTTTGCGCCAGTTCAGGATGTGGAGGATTTTCGTGCCGCGGTCGGAGATCTATTCATCGAGGCGGAAGGTGATTCGAGCGATGATGAATCCCAAGGTGATGAATCTCAAGGTGATGACTAG
- a CDS encoding serine protease encodes MRLMIIALLLLSSLATAGSDYEAQLNAVFQIRVLDAQADQKSSIGSGFAVSTDGYLVTNYHVVESVVNFPDGYRLEVVSATEQIIPSRVVAVDVINDLALLKIDAEVEGMLQLAAHEPSQGERILSFGNPMDLGQTIVPGTWNGEVAHRFHRLINFSGALNSGMSGGPALNKENEVVGVNVAGYGNNLSLLVPLDAVVNMVAQIGVEVPLEAQISEQLLADESARIDTFLSGDWSVEQLGGRPAIAEITDFISCWGASNNDQQERRTNVISRSCRTREGIYLNRHLQTGSIIYNQMVVENIDLSPLQFEFEVHDAMNLGRQSPSDTDYVGPMSCHETFLDGDYGGHKAIVCVRGYKRFAPLYDVYLKVGSPPHEGKVAMTALALEGVSKDSAQQVIDKLLGAIL; translated from the coding sequence ATGCGTTTAATGATTATTGCTTTGTTACTACTGTCGTCGCTAGCGACCGCAGGCAGTGATTACGAAGCACAACTCAATGCGGTGTTTCAAATTCGCGTTCTCGATGCACAAGCCGATCAGAAATCATCCATCGGCAGTGGCTTTGCGGTGTCCACCGACGGATATCTTGTTACGAACTACCACGTTGTGGAGTCCGTGGTTAACTTTCCCGACGGCTATCGACTTGAGGTCGTTTCAGCCACCGAGCAAATCATTCCAAGCCGTGTAGTCGCGGTGGATGTCATTAATGACTTGGCGCTATTAAAAATAGACGCTGAAGTAGAAGGCATGCTTCAGCTTGCGGCTCACGAGCCCTCTCAAGGAGAACGAATTCTATCCTTCGGTAACCCCATGGATTTAGGGCAAACCATTGTGCCAGGGACCTGGAATGGTGAAGTAGCCCATCGCTTTCATCGTTTGATTAACTTCTCCGGCGCGCTTAACTCCGGCATGAGTGGCGGACCCGCATTGAACAAAGAGAACGAGGTAGTGGGTGTTAATGTGGCCGGTTATGGAAATAACTTGAGTCTACTAGTGCCCCTTGATGCTGTGGTAAATATGGTGGCGCAGATAGGCGTTGAAGTTCCGCTTGAAGCGCAAATTTCAGAACAGTTGCTAGCGGATGAAAGCGCCAGAATCGATACTTTTCTATCGGGTGATTGGTCCGTTGAGCAACTGGGTGGTCGGCCTGCGATCGCCGAAATCACAGACTTCATTAGTTGCTGGGGGGCATCGAATAACGATCAGCAGGAACGCAGAACCAACGTAATCAGTCGCTCGTGTCGAACTCGTGAAGGCATCTATCTTAACCGACATCTGCAAACGGGTAGCATTATCTACAATCAGATGGTGGTGGAGAATATTGACCTCAGCCCGCTACAGTTTGAGTTCGAAGTGCATGATGCGATGAATCTGGGGCGGCAATCCCCGAGTGATACCGATTACGTAGGACCGATGAGTTGTCATGAGACCTTCTTAGATGGCGATTACGGTGGCCATAAGGCCATCGTGTGTGTCCGAGGCTATAAGCGCTTTGCTCCCCTTTACGATGTCTACCTTAAAGTGGGCTCCCCGCCTCACGAGGGCAAGGTGGCAATGACGGCGTTAGCGCTAGAGGGGGTAAGTAAGGACTCTGCACAACAGGTTATTGATAAGCTATTGGGGGCTATTCTATGA
- a CDS encoding fumarylacetoacetate hydrolase family protein, producing MYQHRWWGGESLDLPNAKAVCVGRNYAAHARELNNPVPTEPLLFIKPSSAMVEMEPQFSIPSNQGECHVETEITLLIGSRLRNVSAEEADAAIIGVGLGLDLTLRDLQSELKRNGHPWERAKSFDGALVLSAFVDRENCPSLEDLSLSLELNGRLQQSGSVAEMLWSPLDLVAEISRSFTLEPGDLVLTGTPAGVTALRQGDQLGASLCNRWSARSEVL from the coding sequence ATATACCAACACCGATGGTGGGGTGGTGAGTCCCTTGATCTTCCCAATGCTAAGGCCGTGTGCGTAGGGCGAAACTATGCCGCCCACGCACGCGAGTTAAACAATCCAGTCCCCACTGAACCGCTTCTCTTTATCAAACCCTCTTCGGCAATGGTTGAGATGGAGCCGCAATTTTCGATCCCTAGCAATCAGGGGGAATGCCATGTGGAGACCGAGATCACGCTCTTAATCGGCAGCCGACTTCGAAACGTAAGCGCCGAAGAAGCCGATGCCGCAATTATTGGTGTAGGCCTGGGCTTGGATTTAACGCTCCGGGATTTGCAAAGTGAATTAAAACGCAATGGCCATCCCTGGGAACGCGCTAAAAGTTTTGATGGCGCGCTGGTTCTGTCAGCCTTTGTAGATCGCGAAAACTGTCCTTCTCTTGAAGATCTTTCGCTCTCATTGGAATTGAACGGCCGCCTTCAGCAGTCCGGATCGGTCGCCGAAATGCTCTGGTCCCCGTTGGATTTAGTTGCAGAAATCTCACGCTCATTCACGCTCGAACCCGGTGATCTCGTTTTAACCGGAACGCCAGCTGGTGTTACAGCATTACGTCAAGGTGATCAGCTCGGCGCCAGCTTATGCAATCGATGGTCAGCTAGATCAGAGGTACTTTAA
- a CDS encoding FAD-binding oxidoreductase: MNLSLPQIEALRQILGDTNVLLDEADLQHFGGDWCRQYSPKPSAIALPTTTEQVQAIVRWANAEQVALVPSGGRTGLSGGATALNGELVLSLEKMNKLIATDVASSTVTVESGMVTAQLQQHAEELGLFYPVDFASSGSSQIGGNIATNAGGIKVIRYGMTRDWVAGLKVVTGSGELLELNKGLLKNNTGYDLRHLFVGSEGTLGIITEATIRLTAPPKPATVLVLAVNEMTDLMSVLASFQQQTSVNAFEFFSHNALEANLAHSGEAQPLAEAAPYYALVEVETATEAEIEATLACFEHCLIEGWVLDGVMSQSEQQASSLWRLREGISESIAPRMPYKNDLSVSVSKVPAFLAKVDSIVAEHYPDFEVCWFGHIGDGNLHLNILKPEELLIEDFMEQCKAVSALIFDEIAAMGGSVSAEHGVGLLKKHALSYSRSDEEVRLMKQMRQVFDPAGILNPGKLFD, from the coding sequence GTGAATTTAAGCTTGCCGCAAATCGAGGCGTTACGCCAAATCCTAGGTGACACTAATGTACTGCTTGATGAGGCTGATTTACAGCACTTCGGCGGCGATTGGTGTAGGCAATATTCACCAAAGCCAAGTGCCATTGCGTTGCCAACCACCACCGAACAGGTTCAAGCCATTGTTCGCTGGGCAAATGCCGAGCAGGTAGCTTTGGTTCCTTCGGGGGGCAGAACGGGCTTGAGCGGCGGGGCTACGGCCTTGAATGGCGAGCTTGTGCTCTCACTGGAGAAGATGAACAAGCTAATAGCTACGGATGTTGCTAGCTCTACGGTCACTGTTGAGTCAGGTATGGTAACCGCCCAGCTACAGCAGCATGCAGAGGAGTTAGGGCTGTTCTACCCGGTAGATTTTGCGTCGTCTGGCAGCTCGCAAATTGGTGGGAATATCGCTACCAACGCTGGCGGCATTAAAGTCATTCGCTACGGGATGACCCGCGATTGGGTTGCTGGATTAAAGGTAGTTACTGGGTCTGGCGAACTGTTAGAGCTCAACAAAGGGTTGCTAAAAAACAATACTGGCTATGACCTTCGCCATTTATTCGTAGGCTCAGAAGGTACGTTGGGAATTATTACCGAAGCGACTATTCGTCTCACTGCGCCTCCCAAGCCGGCAACTGTGCTGGTGCTGGCTGTAAATGAAATGACGGATCTCATGTCGGTACTCGCCAGCTTCCAACAGCAGACCTCAGTGAACGCCTTTGAGTTCTTCTCCCACAATGCCCTGGAGGCGAATCTCGCTCATTCAGGCGAAGCTCAGCCGCTGGCCGAAGCCGCCCCCTACTATGCCTTAGTGGAAGTGGAAACAGCTACCGAGGCTGAGATAGAGGCAACGTTAGCTTGCTTTGAACACTGCCTGATTGAGGGCTGGGTGCTGGACGGGGTGATGAGTCAGTCTGAACAGCAGGCGTCATCACTCTGGCGGCTGCGCGAGGGAATCTCTGAAAGCATCGCACCGCGAATGCCCTACAAAAATGACTTGAGTGTATCGGTTTCTAAGGTGCCGGCATTCTTGGCTAAAGTTGACAGCATTGTGGCGGAGCATTACCCGGATTTTGAAGTGTGTTGGTTTGGTCATATTGGCGACGGTAATCTTCATCTGAACATTTTGAAGCCCGAAGAACTATTGATTGAAGACTTCATGGAGCAATGCAAAGCGGTCAGTGCGCTAATCTTTGACGAAATTGCTGCGATGGGCGGCTCGGTGTCAGCGGAGCACGGCGTCGGCCTGCTTAAGAAACATGCCTTAAGCTATAGCCGTTCCGATGAAGAAGTTCGTCTGATGAAACAAATGCGCCAGGTATTTGATCCAGCGGGAATACTCAATCCAGGTAAACTGTTTGATTAA
- the serA gene encoding phosphoglycerate dehydrogenase, producing MASMSLEKNRIKFLLLEGVHPSAIATLNSAGYNEIEALSGSLDEDSLIEKLKGVHFVGVRSRTQLTERVIAAADKLIAIGCFCIGTNQVDLPAARRHGIPVFNAPYSNTRSVAELVLAEAIMLARGVPEKSMKAHRGEWQKSAAKSWEVRGKTLGVVGYGSIGSQLSVLAESLGMKVKFHDVVTKLPLGNAEQAESLDDLLSESDIVTLHVPETSATQDMFGAAQFAKMKPGSIFINAARGTVVVIEDLVAALKSEHLGGAAIDVFPVEPRSNSETFESPLRGIDNVILTPHVGGSTQEAQENIGIEVALKFAKYSDNGTTTSAVNFPEVALPEHNTSHRILHVHKNVPGVLAAITEVLSTNGVNITGQYLQTAEDIGYVVVDVEHGQGSKALDKLSTVDHTIRCRVLF from the coding sequence ATGGCTAGTATGTCACTCGAGAAGAATCGTATTAAGTTTTTGTTGTTAGAGGGTGTTCACCCCTCGGCTATTGCCACCCTAAATTCGGCAGGCTACAACGAAATCGAGGCGCTGAGTGGCTCCCTGGACGAAGATTCGCTGATTGAAAAGCTAAAGGGCGTACATTTCGTAGGGGTTCGATCTAGAACACAATTGACTGAACGGGTGATCGCTGCCGCTGACAAGCTCATTGCCATTGGTTGTTTCTGTATTGGTACCAACCAAGTTGACCTACCCGCAGCCCGACGCCATGGTATTCCCGTGTTCAACGCACCCTATTCCAACACGCGTAGCGTGGCCGAGTTGGTTCTCGCCGAAGCCATTATGTTAGCGCGCGGTGTGCCAGAGAAGAGCATGAAAGCGCATCGCGGTGAGTGGCAGAAGTCTGCCGCCAAGTCCTGGGAAGTTCGCGGCAAGACGCTGGGTGTTGTGGGTTATGGCTCAATTGGTAGCCAGCTATCGGTCCTGGCCGAGTCACTGGGAATGAAAGTGAAGTTCCACGATGTGGTAACAAAATTGCCGTTAGGGAATGCAGAACAGGCAGAGTCACTAGATGATCTGTTAAGTGAGAGTGATATCGTCACCCTGCATGTTCCCGAGACGTCAGCAACACAAGACATGTTTGGTGCCGCACAGTTCGCTAAGATGAAACCCGGCTCAATCTTCATCAATGCCGCTCGCGGCACGGTAGTGGTTATTGAGGATCTAGTCGCCGCACTGAAATCTGAACATTTGGGCGGCGCTGCAATTGATGTTTTCCCAGTAGAACCGCGTTCAAACAGCGAAACCTTCGAGTCGCCATTGCGGGGGATCGACAACGTGATTCTCACTCCGCACGTGGGTGGCTCTACCCAAGAAGCTCAGGAAAATATTGGTATTGAGGTGGCGCTGAAGTTTGCTAAGTATAGCGACAACGGCACGACTACCAGCGCCGTCAATTTCCCTGAGGTTGCCCTGCCAGAGCACAATACTAGCCACCGTATCCTTCACGTTCACAAGAACGTTCCAGGCGTATTAGCTGCGATAACCGAAGTGTTATCGACTAATGGCGTAAACATTACTGGTCAGTATCTCCAGACTGCTGAAGATATTGGTTATGTGGTGGTTGATGTGGAGCATGGGCAGGGGTCGAAAGCGCTAGACAAATTGTCGACCGTTGATCATACCATTCGCTGTCGAGTGCTTTTCTAA
- a CDS encoding bacteriocin: MTELSISEMQEVSGGEPPRSIVYIELPNGVRPDFEMFGWTPEELVFDQRATGGA; encoded by the coding sequence ATGACTGAGTTATCTATCAGTGAAATGCAAGAAGTGAGTGGTGGTGAACCACCACGATCAATCGTTTACATCGAACTGCCAAACGGCGTCCGACCAGACTTTGAAATGTTTGGCTGGACCCCTGAGGAACTTGTCTTTGATCAACGCGCCACGGGAGGTGCTTAG
- a CDS encoding peptidase domain-containing ABC transporter — MKVFLQAGMSECGLASLAMIANHYDARVTLGSMRRRFSGFQSGMTLIQLSETAQQLGFRCRALRLSKGQLSELTLPCIIHWGFNHFVVLENANRNGIDIVDPAVGRRRCDWDEVGEQFTGVALECSADSSVRLSLPTGGESIRKWVKLGGSFNRALVWLIALSISSQLLMLTAPYYIQLLIDRGIMMGDTRLMSLLLVAFSLLLLVRVALQYTRDWLLANIDNSLYKSLSWQLFRHLLTVPVDFFRQRNIGDLISRFESIRELRGAFSQLLVPLGIALSFSLLLCLVLFFYSIILALISCAISLALIAIRWWHYASVRALQQRSVIAAAEEHSQRVEMLRSMVSIQSLSMESSFLQRWNTAQEKSANLSYQAGMKLLRANQLQLLIITLEGLILSFMGAHLVLEGAWTIGHMVAYVSYRGLFFERINTVVDKVCQLRVMGLHLDRIDDLVEAQPKQLKTLLRDGSGNLSMHDIAYRIAQGSNALFERVELHVEGGQMIVITGPSGVGKSTLMAIIGGHLRAASGVVFIHGEEVGYGLGVDIRPYVAQVLQDDRLLSGTLLENISSFANQVDEGALERALNSCGIHDLLAQLPMGLQTIVGDLDTALSQGQIQRILLARAIYQKPKILLLDEATSHLDDAAEAQVLANIKLLRITVVSIAHRRAAIIAADSIYELTATGLVDVSKLMQGASVPV; from the coding sequence ATGAAGGTTTTTCTTCAGGCGGGTATGTCAGAGTGCGGTTTGGCTTCACTAGCGATGATTGCCAATCACTATGACGCTAGGGTAACCCTTGGGTCGATGCGGCGAAGGTTCTCTGGTTTTCAATCGGGCATGACGCTCATCCAGCTTTCGGAAACTGCGCAACAACTGGGATTCCGCTGTCGAGCACTGCGACTGTCCAAGGGTCAACTTAGTGAGTTAACACTGCCCTGTATTATTCATTGGGGTTTCAATCATTTTGTAGTACTCGAAAACGCCAACCGGAACGGTATCGACATCGTTGACCCAGCGGTCGGTCGCCGGCGTTGTGATTGGGATGAGGTGGGTGAGCAGTTTACCGGTGTTGCGTTGGAGTGTTCGGCGGATAGCTCGGTACGTCTCTCATTACCAACAGGCGGCGAATCTATTCGAAAATGGGTGAAGCTAGGTGGCAGTTTTAATCGTGCATTAGTTTGGTTGATTGCTCTCAGTATTTCGTCGCAGCTGTTAATGCTGACAGCTCCCTATTACATTCAGTTGCTAATCGACCGAGGCATAATGATGGGCGACACCCGCTTGATGTCGCTACTACTCGTCGCGTTCTCATTACTTCTGTTGGTCCGTGTCGCCCTTCAGTACACGCGTGATTGGCTCCTAGCTAACATTGATAATAGCTTGTACAAGTCTCTGTCTTGGCAACTCTTCCGGCACTTACTGACGGTGCCCGTTGATTTCTTCCGCCAACGTAATATTGGCGATCTAATCTCTCGGTTTGAATCTATTCGCGAGTTACGTGGCGCGTTTAGCCAACTGCTGGTGCCTTTGGGGATTGCGCTGAGTTTTTCGCTATTACTTTGCCTCGTCTTGTTTTTCTATTCGATTATTTTAGCGCTCATAAGCTGTGCCATTAGCCTGGCGCTGATTGCCATCCGCTGGTGGCATTACGCCAGTGTGCGAGCCCTTCAACAGCGCTCTGTCATCGCCGCAGCCGAGGAGCATTCGCAGCGGGTAGAAATGTTGCGCAGCATGGTCTCCATTCAATCATTGAGTATGGAATCGTCATTTCTACAGCGTTGGAATACTGCTCAGGAAAAGTCCGCGAATCTCAGCTATCAGGCGGGTATGAAACTACTCAGGGCGAATCAATTACAGTTGCTGATCATCACCTTAGAAGGGCTAATTCTAAGTTTTATGGGTGCTCATCTGGTGCTTGAGGGAGCATGGACGATTGGCCATATGGTTGCCTATGTGAGTTATCGAGGTCTGTTCTTTGAACGTATTAATACGGTGGTGGATAAAGTATGCCAACTCCGGGTGATGGGACTTCATCTCGATCGCATCGATGACCTGGTTGAGGCGCAACCCAAGCAGCTTAAAACGCTGCTGCGAGACGGCTCTGGAAATCTCAGTATGCATGACATCGCCTACCGCATTGCTCAGGGCTCTAACGCGCTGTTCGAGCGGGTGGAGCTACACGTAGAAGGCGGTCAGATGATTGTTATCACCGGTCCATCAGGGGTTGGTAAGTCGACATTGATGGCCATTATTGGCGGCCACCTGCGCGCTGCTAGTGGCGTAGTATTCATTCATGGAGAGGAGGTTGGCTACGGCCTAGGAGTGGATATTCGACCTTACGTCGCGCAAGTGTTACAGGACGATAGGCTGTTATCGGGCACGCTGCTGGAGAATATCAGCAGCTTTGCCAACCAAGTGGATGAGGGTGCGCTGGAGCGTGCGCTGAATAGCTGTGGTATTCATGACTTGCTAGCGCAATTGCCAATGGGCTTACAAACTATTGTGGGGGATCTTGATACGGCCCTTTCGCAGGGGCAGATTCAACGTATTCTGCTAGCCCGAGCCATCTACCAAAAACCCAAAATACTACTGCTAGACGAAGCGACCAGTCATTTAGATGATGCCGCCGAAGCTCAGGTTCTCGCCAATATTAAGTTACTGCGCATCACCGTGGTGTCCATCGCTCATCGTCGAGCGGCGATTATCGCGGCTGATTCGATTTATGAATTAACAGCCACCGGATTGGTGGATGTGAGCAAATTGATGCAGGGTGCATCAGTCCCGGTCTGA